The following are from one region of the Nicotiana tomentosiformis chromosome 7, ASM39032v3, whole genome shotgun sequence genome:
- the LOC104111217 gene encoding auxin transporter-like protein 4 produces MLAQKQAEEAIVPNFNETEHDGGKELEVEKLEEDHSIFNVKSFLWHGGSAWDAWFSCASNQVAQVLLTLPYSFSQLGMVSGIVFQIFYGLVGSWTAYLISVLYIEYRSRKEKEGVSFKNHVIQWFEVLDGLLGPYWKAAGLAFNCTFLLFGSVIQLIACASNIYYINDHLDKRTWTYIFGACCATTVFIPSFHNYRIWSFLGLGMTTYTAWYLTVAALVHGQVENVKHSAPNKLVLYFTGATNILYTFGGHAVTVEIMHAMWKPQKFKYIYLIATLYVFTLTLPSASAVYWAFGDQLLNHSNAFSLLPKNAWRDAAVILMLIHQFITFGFACTPLYFVWEKVIGMHDTKSICLRALARLPVVIPIWFLAIIFPFFGPINSAVGALLVSFTVYIIPALAHMLTYRKSSARQNAAEKPPFFMPSWTAMYAINIFIVGWVFVVGFGFGGWASMTNFVRQVDTFGLFAKCYQCKPSLPPASPPPHPAPLASIHH; encoded by the exons ATGTTGGCTCAGAAGCAAGCAGAGGAAGCTATTGTCCCAAACTTCAATGAAACTGAACATGATGGTGGAAaagaattagaagttgagaaattagaagaaGATCACTCCATTTTTAATGTCAAGAGTTTCCTCTGGCATGGTGGCTCTGCTTGGGATGCTTGGTTCAGTTGTGCTTCTAATCAA GTAGCACAAGTGCTATTGACATTACCATACTCTTTTTCTCAACTTGGTATGGTATCAGGCATAGTGTTCCAGATCTTTTATGGTCTTGTTGGTAGCTGGACTGCATACCTCATCAGTGTTCTCTATATTGAATACAGAagcagaaaagaaaaagaaggtgTTAGCTTCAAAAATCATGTCATTcag TGGTTTGAAGTGTTAGATGGACTACTGGGACCATACTGGAAAGCAGCAGGCCTTGCCTTCAACTGTACTTTCCTTCTGTTTGGATCTGTCATTCAACTAATTGCTTGTGCAAG TAACATATATTACATCAATGACCATTTGGACAAGAGGACATGGACATACATATTTGGAGCTTGTTGTGCTACTACTGTTTTCATTCCTTCTTTCCACAACTACCGAATTTGGTCTTTTCTAGGCCTTGGGATGACCACTTACACAGCTTGGTACTTAACCGTAGCAGCTCTTGTTCATGGCCAG GTTGAAAATGTTAAACACTCTGCTCCAAACAAGTTAGTCTTGTATTTCACTGGTGCTACCAATATCCTTTACACCTTTGGTGGACATGCTGTTACTGT GGAAATTATGCATGCAATGTGGAAACCACAAAAGTTCAAGTACATATACTTAATAGCCACCTTATATGTTTTCACCCTAACATTACCATCAGCTTCAGCAGTTTACTGGGCATTTGGAGATCAACTTTTAAACCACAGCAATGCATTTTCACTTCTACCAAAAAACGCATGGCGTGATGCTGCTGTGATCTTGATGTTAATTCACCAGTTTATCACATTTGGATTTGCATGTACTCCATTatactttgtgtgggagaaagtTATAGGGATGCATGATACAAAAAGCATATGCCTAAGGGCATTGGCTAGATTGCCTGTGGTTATACCAATATGGTTCTTGGCTATTATTTTCCCATTTTTTGGTCCTATCAATTCTGCAGTTGGTGCTCTTTTGGTTAGTTTCACTGTCTACATCATCCCAGCTCTTGCCCATATGCTCACCTATCGTAAATCCTCCGCTCGTCAG AATGCGGCGGAGAAACCTCCATTTTTCATGCCAAGTTGGACTGCAATGTATGCAATTAACATCTTCATAGTGGGTTGGGTTTTTGTTGTTGGATTTGGGTTCGGAGGTTGGGCTAGCATGACCAATTTCGTCAGACAAGTCGATACGTTTGGCCTTTTCGCCAAGTGTTATCAATGCAAACCTTCACTTCCTCCGGCGAGCCCACCGCCACATCCGGCGCCACTGGCCTCCATCCACCATTAA